One segment of Fuscovulum ytuae DNA contains the following:
- a CDS encoding UDP-N-acetylglucosamine--N-acetylmuramyl-(pentapeptide) pyrophosphoryl-undecaprenol N-acetylglucosamine transferase: protein MAGPLLLIAAGGTGGHMFPAQALAEAMVRKGWRVKLSTDARGARYTGGFPHVVQVEEVASATFARGGAVAKLAVPFRIAGGILSAVLGMLRDRPAVVVGFGGYPTIPALAAAWVLRRPRMIHEQNGVLGRVNRIFARRVDRVACGTWPTDLPAGVDGIHTGNPVRAAVLERAGAGYIPPGDYPMSLLVIGGSQGARVLSDVVPAAVAALPEGIRRYLRVAQQAREEDMERVIAAYEAAGIMAEVEPFFRDIPRRLSEAQLVVSRSGASSVADISVIGRPAVLIPFAAATGDHQTANARGLVDAGAAVLIQEKLLDPAGLAAQLGAILASPDKAVAMAQHALGQGRPDATERLVALVEDLAKGISA from the coding sequence ATGGCGGGGCCCTTGCTGTTGATCGCGGCGGGGGGCACGGGGGGGCATATGTTCCCCGCGCAGGCCTTGGCTGAGGCGATGGTGCGCAAGGGCTGGCGGGTGAAGCTGTCCACGGATGCGCGGGGCGCGCGCTATACGGGCGGCTTTCCGCATGTGGTGCAGGTGGAAGAGGTGGCGAGCGCCACCTTTGCGCGTGGCGGGGCCGTGGCCAAGCTGGCCGTGCCGTTCCGCATTGCGGGGGGTATCCTGTCGGCGGTGCTGGGGATGCTGCGCGACCGGCCTGCGGTGGTGGTGGGGTTTGGCGGCTATCCGACGATCCCGGCGCTGGCGGCGGCTTGGGTGTTGCGGCGACCCCGGATGATCCATGAACAGAATGGGGTGCTGGGCCGGGTGAACCGGATTTTCGCGCGGCGGGTGGACCGGGTGGCCTGCGGGACATGGCCCACGGACCTGCCTGCGGGCGTGGATGGCATCCATACGGGCAATCCGGTGCGGGCGGCGGTTCTGGAACGGGCGGGGGCGGGGTATATTCCCCCCGGCGACTATCCCATGAGCCTTTTGGTCATTGGCGGGTCGCAGGGGGCGCGGGTTCTGTCGGATGTGGTGCCGGCGGCGGTGGCGGCGCTGCCTGAAGGGATCAGGCGGTATCTGCGCGTGGCGCAGCAGGCGCGCGAGGAGGATATGGAGCGTGTCATCGCGGCCTATGAGGCGGCGGGGATCATGGCAGAGGTGGAGCCCTTTTTCCGCGACATCCCGCGCAGGCTTTCTGAGGCGCAATTGGTGGTGAGCCGGTCGGGCGCATCGTCGGTGGCCGATATCAGCGTGATCGGGCGGCCTGCGGTGCTGATCCCCTTTGCGGCGGCCACGGGGGACCATCAGACGGCCAATGCGCGCGGGCTGGTTGACGCCGGGGCGGCGGTTCTTATTCAGGAAAAGCTGCTTGACCCCGCGGGCCTAGCCGCGCAATTGGGGGCCATTCTGGCCTCGCCCGATAAGGCGGTGGCGATGGCGCAGCATGCGCTGGGGCAGGGGCGCCCCGATGCGACCGAGCGGCTGGTGGCGCTGGTCGAGGATTTGGCGAAGGGAATTTCGGCATGA
- the ftsZ gene encoding cell division protein FtsZ, with protein MTLNLMMTSQQDELKPRITVFGVGGAGGNAVNNMIDKNLEGVEFVVANTDAQALKHSRAHARIQMGLKVTEGLGAGARPQVGAAAAEETIEEIVDHLAGAHMCFITAGMGGGTGTGAAPIIAQAARELGVLTVGVVTKPFQFEGAKRMKQAEEGIESLQKVVDTLIIIPNQNLFRLANERTTFTEAFAMADDVLYQGVKGVTDLMVRPGLINLDFADVRAVMDEMGKAMMGTGEATGEDRAVQAAEKAIANPLLDEISLNGAKGVLINITGGYDLTLFELDEAANIIREKVDADANIIVGSTLDENMGGAIRVSVVATGIDVTKSAKQEAPVARRSMAAPLAAAPEPRREMPLTMQAPVAAAPVQPAPQPAPQPAPMPEPVAMAPQAAPSLFDAAPAFEAMHEEEAVDDMPPPAYRPQPAAQQRPAPAAVDQDAAAFVAPRPRAPGTPSPEAIARLQAAVSKSPASAPAQRPMAAQPRVQAPAPKPAAEAPRPRFGIGSLINRMAGGGHAEAQPQRQQPQAQAYDDEPEMSADQERIEIPAFLRRQAN; from the coding sequence ATGACCTTGAATCTCATGATGACCTCGCAGCAGGATGAGCTGAAGCCGCGTATCACCGTGTTCGGTGTTGGTGGTGCTGGTGGGAATGCCGTCAACAACATGATCGACAAGAACCTTGAAGGGGTCGAGTTCGTTGTTGCCAATACCGATGCGCAGGCACTGAAGCATAGCCGGGCCCATGCGCGCATCCAGATGGGGCTGAAGGTCACCGAAGGGCTTGGCGCGGGCGCGCGGCCGCAGGTCGGGGCGGCGGCGGCGGAGGAGACGATCGAAGAGATCGTGGATCATCTGGCCGGTGCGCATATGTGTTTCATCACCGCAGGCATGGGTGGCGGCACCGGCACCGGGGCCGCGCCGATCATCGCGCAGGCAGCGCGTGAATTGGGCGTGCTGACCGTGGGTGTGGTGACGAAGCCCTTCCAGTTCGAAGGGGCCAAGCGGATGAAGCAGGCCGAAGAGGGGATCGAATCCCTTCAGAAGGTTGTTGATACGCTGATCATCATCCCGAACCAGAACCTGTTCCGTCTGGCCAATGAGCGGACCACCTTCACCGAGGCCTTCGCGATGGCCGATGACGTTCTGTATCAGGGCGTGAAGGGTGTGACCGATCTGATGGTTCGTCCGGGCCTGATCAACCTTGACTTCGCCGACGTGCGCGCGGTGATGGACGAGATGGGCAAGGCCATGATGGGCACGGGTGAGGCCACGGGCGAGGATCGCGCGGTGCAGGCGGCGGAGAAGGCGATTGCCAACCCGCTTCTGGACGAGATCAGCTTGAATGGCGCGAAGGGCGTGCTGATCAACATCACCGGCGGCTATGACCTGACGCTGTTCGAATTGGACGAGGCGGCGAATATCATCCGCGAAAAGGTGGATGCGGACGCGAATATCATTGTCGGCTCCACTCTGGACGAAAACATGGGCGGCGCGATCCGTGTGTCGGTCGTGGCCACGGGCATTGATGTGACCAAGTCGGCCAAGCAAGAGGCGCCGGTGGCGCGGCGGTCGATGGCGGCCCCGCTGGCCGCAGCGCCCGAGCCGCGCCGCGAGATGCCCTTGACGATGCAGGCGCCTGTGGCGGCGGCCCCGGTGCAGCCTGCACCGCAACCGGCCCCGCAGCCCGCGCCGATGCCGGAACCGGTGGCGATGGCCCCGCAGGCGGCCCCGTCGCTGTTTGATGCGGCCCCGGCCTTTGAGGCGATGCACGAGGAAGAGGCTGTGGATGACATGCCGCCCCCGGCCTATCGCCCGCAGCCTGCGGCACAGCAGCGCCCGGCCCCGGCAGCGGTGGATCAGGATGCGGCGGCCTTTGTCGCCCCGCGTCCGCGTGCGCCCGGAACCCCATCGCCCGAGGCGATTGCCCGTCTGCAAGCGGCGGTCAGCAAGTCGCCCGCTTCTGCCCCGGCGCAGCGCCCGATGGCCGCGCAGCCGCGCGTGCAGGCCCCCGCGCCAAAGCCCGCCGCCGAGGCCCCGCGCCCGCGTTTCGGGATCGGATCGCTGATCAACCGGATGGCCGGAGGTGGCCATGCCGAGGCCCAGCCGCAGCGCCAGCAGCCGCAGGCTCAGGCCTATGATGACGAGCCGGAAATGAGCGCGGATCAGGAGCGGATCGAGATTCCCGCCTTCTTGCGGCGTCAGGCAAACTGA
- the lpxC gene encoding UDP-3-O-acyl-N-acetylglucosamine deacetylase, translated as MQQTLTSSVTFTGFGLHGGAPVRMVVKPAPAGHGIVFLRSDLGGAEAVVPARWDAVVPSRLCTLVANAAGVSVSTIEHVMAALAGCAIHNALIEIDGPEVPILDGSAVPFVEAFLATGTVTQDAPVRAIRVLRTVEVCEGEAVARLEPADTLEMSFEIDFDVPAIGRQAKRLNLANGAFVRELSDSRTFCRQVDVDAMRANGLALGGTYENAVVFEGDRVLSPGGLRHEDEPVRHKMLDAMGDLALAGAPIMGRYAGMRAGHALTNRLLRALFADASAWCEVEVGGVAGRKLPGIGVHAADLPSRA; from the coding sequence TTGCAACAGACACTGACATCGTCCGTGACCTTTACAGGGTTTGGCCTGCATGGCGGTGCGCCGGTGCGGATGGTCGTGAAACCTGCGCCTGCGGGCCATGGGATCGTCTTTTTGCGCAGCGATCTGGGCGGGGCTGAGGCGGTTGTTCCGGCGCGTTGGGATGCGGTGGTGCCGTCGCGGCTTTGCACGCTGGTGGCCAATGCGGCAGGCGTTTCGGTTTCCACGATCGAACATGTGATGGCGGCCCTGGCGGGCTGTGCGATCCATAATGCGCTGATCGAGATTGATGGGCCGGAAGTGCCGATCCTTGACGGGTCGGCGGTGCCTTTTGTGGAAGCTTTCCTTGCCACCGGCACGGTGACGCAGGATGCGCCGGTGCGCGCGATCCGCGTGCTGCGCACGGTTGAGGTGTGCGAGGGTGAAGCCGTGGCACGGCTGGAGCCGGCCGATACGCTGGAGATGAGTTTCGAGATCGATTTCGACGTGCCGGCCATCGGGCGGCAGGCGAAGCGGTTGAACCTTGCCAATGGGGCCTTTGTGCGCGAGCTGTCGGACAGCCGCACCTTCTGCCGTCAGGTGGATGTGGATGCGATGCGGGCCAATGGCCTGGCGCTGGGCGGGACGTATGAAAATGCCGTCGTGTTTGAAGGCGACCGGGTGCTGAGCCCCGGTGGTCTGCGCCACGAGGATGAACCTGTGCGGCATAAGATGCTGGATGCGATGGGCGATCTGGCACTGGCCGGGGCGCCGATCATGGGCCGGTATGCGGGAATGCGGGCGGGCCATGCGCTGACCAATCGGTTGCTGCGGGCGCTGTTTGCCGATGCCTCGGCCTGGTGCGAGGTTGAGGTGGGTGGTGTGGCTGGGCGCAAGCTTCCGGGCATCGGTGTGCATGCGGCGGATTTGCCGAGCCGGGCCTGA
- a CDS encoding cell division protein FtsQ/DivIB, producing MRSLRPEPRDHARAPRRDPAPTRWQYRMQRLWLTPYFRVLARVGLPVFLISAAVGLYAGDEGRRAALVGSFTELKEKFQNRPEFMVKLVSVDGASPELAEAIRGRLDLKLPLSSFDIDLAAVQARVEALDAVAQAELRVRSGGVLQVQITERMPVVLWRVGDRLEMLDKGGHRVAGLAARTDRPDLPLIAGEGADQVTGEALEIFAAAQPILSRVRGLVRMGERRWDLVLDRNQRILLPEVDAVAAMERLIALDRAEDLLARDVLSVDLRNDKRPTLRLAPFALNEHRKAMGIDVSGSEL from the coding sequence ATGCGATCGCTGAGACCCGAGCCGCGAGACCATGCCCGCGCGCCGCGCCGCGATCCTGCGCCGACGCGGTGGCAGTATCGGATGCAGCGGCTGTGGCTGACGCCCTATTTCCGGGTGCTGGCGCGGGTGGGGCTGCCTGTGTTCCTGATTTCGGCGGCGGTTGGGCTTTATGCCGGGGATGAGGGGCGGCGCGCGGCTTTGGTGGGCAGCTTCACCGAATTGAAGGAGAAGTTCCAGAACCGCCCGGAATTCATGGTGAAGCTTGTCTCGGTTGACGGGGCGTCGCCGGAACTGGCCGAGGCGATCCGGGGGCGGTTGGACCTGAAGCTGCCATTGTCGTCCTTCGACATCGACCTTGCGGCGGTGCAGGCGCGGGTTGAGGCGCTGGATGCCGTTGCGCAAGCCGAGCTGCGGGTGCGGTCGGGCGGCGTGTTGCAGGTACAAATCACCGAGCGGATGCCCGTCGTCCTGTGGCGTGTCGGCGACCGGTTGGAGATGCTGGATAAAGGTGGGCATCGCGTGGCGGGGCTGGCGGCGCGGACGGATCGGCCCGACCTGCCCCTGATCGCGGGCGAGGGGGCGGATCAGGTCACGGGCGAGGCTTTGGAGATTTTCGCGGCGGCGCAGCCGATCCTGTCCCGGGTGCGGGGTCTGGTGCGGATGGGCGAGCGGCGGTGGGATCTGGTTCTGGATCGCAACCAGCGCATCCTCTTGCCCGAGGTGGATGCCGTGGCGGCGATGGAACGGCTGATCGCGCTGGACCGGGCCGAAGACCTTTTGGCGCGCGATGTGCTGAGCGTCGATCTGAGAAATGACAAACGACCCACCCTGCGGTTGGCGCCATTTGCGCTGAACGAACACCGCAAGGCGATGGGCATTGATGTGAGCGGGAGCGAACTATGA
- the murC gene encoding UDP-N-acetylmuramate--L-alanine ligase, producing the protein MNAVTKLPGELGPIHFVGIGGIGMSGIAEVLMTLGYRVQGSDSKASKITDRLVSLGAQFFEGQRAENIGEAAVVVISSAIKKGNPELEEARRKKLPVVRRAEMLAELMRLKSNIAIAGTHGKTTTTTMVATLLDKGGFDPTVINGGVIHAYGSNARAGAGEWMVVEADESDGSFNRLPATIAIVTNIDPEHMEHWGSFDALRKGFLDFVSNIPFYGLAVCCTDHPEVQALVGKVTDRRIATFGFNAQADVRAVNLTYQAGKAQFDVLLQNEGEGAMIEGCTLPMPGDHNVSNALSAIAVARHLGMKKDEIREALAGFGGVNRRFTRVGEVNGVTIIDDYGHHPVEIAAVLKAARQAVAGTPGARIIAVHQPHRYTRLSSLFEEFCTCFNEADVVAIAEVYAAGEDPIPGASRDDLISGLIAHGHRHARGITDEVDLARLVKEQARPGDMVVCLGAGTISAWANNLPGRLMEAAA; encoded by the coding sequence ATGAACGCGGTGACAAAGCTTCCGGGCGAATTGGGGCCGATCCATTTCGTGGGGATCGGCGGGATCGGCATGTCGGGGATCGCCGAGGTGCTGATGACGCTGGGCTATCGGGTGCAAGGGTCGGACAGCAAGGCCAGCAAGATCACGGATCGGCTGGTATCTCTGGGCGCGCAGTTCTTTGAGGGGCAGCGGGCCGAGAATATCGGCGAGGCGGCGGTGGTGGTGATTTCCAGCGCCATCAAGAAGGGCAACCCCGAACTGGAAGAGGCGCGGCGCAAGAAGCTGCCTGTCGTGCGGCGGGCCGAGATGCTGGCCGAACTCATGCGGTTGAAATCGAATATCGCGATTGCGGGCACGCATGGGAAAACGACCACGACGACGATGGTGGCGACGCTTTTGGACAAGGGGGGATTTGACCCCACGGTCATCAATGGCGGGGTGATCCATGCCTATGGATCGAACGCGCGGGCCGGTGCGGGCGAATGGATGGTGGTGGAGGCGGATGAAAGCGACGGATCCTTCAACCGTCTGCCCGCGACCATTGCCATCGTCACCAATATCGACCCCGAGCATATGGAACATTGGGGGTCTTTCGACGCGCTGCGGAAGGGGTTCCTGGATTTCGTGTCGAACATCCCCTTTTACGGGCTGGCCGTGTGCTGCACCGATCATCCGGAGGTGCAGGCCTTGGTGGGCAAGGTGACGGATCGGCGGATCGCGACCTTTGGGTTCAATGCGCAGGCGGATGTGCGGGCCGTAAACCTGACCTATCAGGCGGGCAAGGCGCAGTTCGACGTGCTTTTGCAGAATGAAGGGGAGGGCGCGATGATCGAGGGCTGCACCCTGCCCATGCCGGGGGATCACAACGTATCGAACGCGCTGTCGGCGATTGCCGTGGCGCGGCATCTGGGGATGAAGAAAGACGAGATCCGCGAGGCGCTGGCGGGGTTTGGCGGGGTGAACCGCCGCTTTACCCGCGTGGGCGAGGTGAACGGGGTCACGATCATCGACGATTACGGGCATCATCCGGTGGAGATTGCCGCCGTCTTGAAGGCGGCGCGGCAGGCGGTGGCGGGCACGCCCGGCGCGCGGATCATCGCGGTGCATCAGCCGCATCGCTATACCCGCCTGTCGAGCCTGTTCGAGGAATTCTGCACCTGTTTCAACGAGGCGGATGTGGTGGCCATCGCCGAGGTCTATGCGGCGGGCGAAGACCCCATTCCGGGGGCAAGCCGGGATGACCTGATTTCCGGGTTGATCGCGCATGGCCACAGGCATGCGCGGGGGATCACCGATGAGGTCGATCTGGCGCGGTTGGTGAAAGAGCAGGCAAGGCCGGGGGATATGGTCGTCTGTCTGGGCGCGGGGACGATTTCCGCCTGGGCGAACAATCTGCCGGGGCGGTTGATGGAGGCTGCGGCATGA
- the murB gene encoding UDP-N-acetylmuramate dehydrogenase, which produces MAHDLPHPRGTLTERRPLADLTWLRVGGPADALFQPADEADLAGFLRDLDPAVTVFPMGVGSNLIVRDGGIRAVVIRLGRGFNGIAVEGDRVVAGAAALDAHVARRAAEAGLDLTFLRTIPGSIGGAVRMNAGCYGSYVADHLVEVRAVTRVGDVVTIPAAQLALRYRQSTLPEGWIIIEATFRAGPGEPAALEAKMADQIAKRDASQPTKERSAGSTFRNPLGRSSTGRADDSHELKAWKVIDEAGMRGARRGAAQMSEMHSNFLINTGGATAADLEGLGEEVRKRVFQHSGITLEWEIMRVGEPTAE; this is translated from the coding sequence ATGGCACATGACCTTCCCCATCCCCGTGGCACCCTGACCGAGCGTCGGCCTTTGGCTGATCTGACATGGCTGCGGGTGGGCGGGCCTGCGGATGCGCTGTTCCAGCCTGCGGATGAGGCGGACCTTGCGGGGTTCCTGCGCGATCTGGACCCGGCGGTGACGGTTTTTCCCATGGGCGTTGGGTCGAACCTGATCGTGCGGGATGGCGGGATACGGGCGGTGGTGATCCGGCTGGGGCGGGGGTTCAACGGCATTGCGGTCGAGGGCGACCGCGTGGTGGCGGGGGCGGCGGCGCTGGATGCGCATGTGGCGCGGCGGGCGGCGGAGGCGGGGCTGGACCTGACCTTCCTGCGCACCATCCCCGGCAGTATCGGCGGCGCGGTCCGGATGAATGCCGGGTGTTACGGGTCTTATGTGGCGGATCATCTGGTCGAGGTGCGGGCGGTGACGCGGGTAGGGGATGTGGTGACGATCCCGGCAGCGCAATTGGCGTTGCGCTATCGGCAGTCGACGCTGCCTGAAGGGTGGATCATCATCGAGGCCACCTTCCGCGCGGGGCCGGGGGAGCCTGCGGCGCTGGAGGCGAAGATGGCCGATCAGATCGCCAAGCGCGATGCGAGCCAGCCCACGAAAGAGCGTTCGGCAGGGTCCACGTTCCGCAATCCGCTGGGGCGGTCGTCCACGGGGCGGGCGGATGACAGCCATGAATTGAAGGCGTGGAAGGTGATCGACGAGGCTGGAATGCGCGGCGCGCGGCGGGGGGCTGCGCAGATGAGCGAGATGCATTCCAACTTTCTGATCAACACGGGTGGGGCCACGGCGGCCGATCTGGAAGGATTGGGCGAAGAGGTGCGAAAAAGGGTTTTCCAACACAGCGGGATCACGCTAGAATGGGAAATCATGCGTGTCGGTGAACCGACGGCGGAATAA
- the ftsA gene encoding cell division protein FtsA — translation MTGLYESQRAMRHMRRAAMQRGVVAVLDVGTTKIACLILRFDGPERLREVDGVGPMAGQSSFRVIGAATTRSRGVRFGEISVMNETERAIRTAVQAAQKMANVRVDHVIACFSGAEPRSYGLAGEWDLQDSVVTEQDVASVLAACDVPDLGPGREVLHAQPVNFALDHRTGLGDPRGQIGHRLACDMHLLSVDGSVVQNLLYCIKRCDLELAGIASSAYVSGISSLVEDEQELGAACIDMGGGSTGISIFMKKHMIYADSVRMGGDHVTSDISKGLQIPLSVAEKIKTKHGGIHATSMDDREMIEIGGESGDWEKDRRQISRTELIGIMRPRVEEILEEARARLDAAGFDHLPSQQIVLTGGGSQIPGLDGLAARILGQQVRLGRPLRVQGLPQAATGAAFASAVGLCLFAAHPQDEWWDFEIPSERYPARSLKRAFKWFKDNW, via the coding sequence ATGACAGGGCTTTACGAATCCCAGCGGGCGATGCGGCACATGCGGCGGGCGGCGATGCAGCGCGGCGTGGTGGCGGTTCTGGATGTGGGGACGACGAAGATCGCCTGTCTGATCCTGCGCTTTGACGGGCCGGAACGGCTGCGCGAGGTGGATGGGGTGGGGCCGATGGCGGGGCAGTCGTCCTTTCGGGTGATCGGGGCGGCGACGACGCGGTCGCGCGGCGTCCGGTTCGGCGAGATTTCCGTGATGAACGAGACGGAGCGCGCGATCCGCACGGCGGTGCAAGCGGCGCAGAAGATGGCCAATGTGCGGGTGGATCACGTGATCGCCTGTTTCAGCGGGGCCGAGCCGCGCAGCTATGGGCTGGCAGGCGAGTGGGATTTGCAGGACAGCGTGGTGACGGAGCAGGATGTGGCGAGCGTGCTGGCCGCCTGCGATGTGCCGGACCTTGGACCGGGGCGCGAGGTGCTGCATGCGCAGCCGGTGAATTTCGCGCTGGACCATCGCACGGGCCTTGGCGATCCGCGCGGGCAGATCGGGCACAGGCTGGCCTGCGACATGCATCTTCTGTCGGTGGATGGGTCGGTGGTGCAGAACCTGCTGTACTGCATCAAGCGCTGTGATCTGGAATTGGCGGGCATCGCCTCTTCGGCCTATGTGTCGGGGATTTCATCTCTGGTCGAGGATGAGCAGGAACTGGGCGCGGCCTGTATCGACATGGGCGGCGGGTCCACTGGCATTTCGATCTTTATGAAGAAGCACATGATCTATGCCGACAGCGTGCGGATGGGCGGGGATCATGTGACCTCGGACATCTCAAAGGGATTGCAGATCCCGCTTTCGGTGGCCGAGAAGATCAAGACCAAGCATGGCGGCATTCATGCCACCAGCATGGATGACCGCGAGATGATCGAGATCGGCGGGGAAAGCGGCGATTGGGAGAAGGATCGCCGCCAGATCAGCCGGACGGAACTGATCGGCATCATGCGGCCTCGGGTCGAGGAAATTCTGGAAGAGGCACGGGCGCGGCTGGATGCGGCGGGGTTTGACCATCTGCCAAGCCAGCAGATCGTGCTGACAGGCGGGGGCAGCCAAATCCCCGGTCTGGACGGGTTGGCCGCGCGCATCCTTGGCCAGCAGGTGCGGCTGGGCCGTCCCTTGCGGGTGCAGGGTCTGCCGCAGGCGGCGACGGGGGCGGCTTTTGCCAGCGCGGTGGGGCTGTGCCTGTTCGCCGCCCATCCGCAGGACGAATGGTGGGACTTTGAAATTCCGAGTGAGCGCTATCCCGCGCGGTCGTTGAAACGGGCCTTCAAATGGTTCAAGGACAACTGGTAA
- a CDS encoding DUF2484 family protein — protein sequence MNLALGTAFLWLIVANVAAMLPSKDHHWRRAFALIVVGIPILGWVTWTAGPIWGMVVLAAGASVLRWPLIYLVRWLRRKAAEPAE from the coding sequence ATGAACCTGGCACTTGGGACGGCATTCCTTTGGCTGATCGTGGCGAATGTGGCCGCGATGCTGCCGAGCAAGGATCACCATTGGCGGCGGGCTTTTGCGTTGATCGTGGTGGGGATACCGATCCTTGGCTGGGTCACTTGGACGGCGGGGCCGATCTGGGGGATGGTCGTTCTGGCGGCAGGGGCGAGCGTGCTGCGCTGGCCCCTGATCTATCTGGTCCGCTGGCTGCGCCGGAAGGCTGCGGAGCCTGCGGAGTGA
- a CDS encoding D-alanine--D-alanine ligase, whose amino-acid sequence MAGGSGRSVPLVAVLKGGLSAEREVSLVSGRECAKALREAGYEVVEVDCGLDLAARLAEISPDVCFNALHGRWGEDGCVQGMLEWMRIPYTHSGVLASSLAMDKQRAKDAYRAAGLPIVESVVVPREVVEAGHVMPAPYVVKPVAEGSSVGVYIVREGANAPRMAAEMPATVMVEAYVPGRELTVSVLGDRALCVTDIITDGWYDYDAKYKPGGSRHVVPAQLPDEITAACLDYALRAHRALGCRGLSRTDFRWDEGRGMAGLILLETNTQPGMTPTSLSPEHAAQVGMSFADLCRWIVEDASCDR is encoded by the coding sequence ATGGCGGGCGGTTCGGGCAGAAGCGTCCCCCTTGTGGCGGTGTTGAAGGGTGGGCTTTCCGCAGAGCGGGAGGTCTCTCTCGTTTCAGGGCGCGAATGCGCCAAGGCATTGCGCGAGGCGGGTTACGAGGTTGTCGAGGTCGATTGCGGCCTCGATCTGGCTGCGCGTCTGGCCGAGATTTCCCCCGATGTCTGTTTCAACGCCCTGCATGGCCGCTGGGGCGAGGATGGCTGCGTGCAGGGGATGCTGGAATGGATGCGCATTCCCTATACGCATTCGGGCGTGCTGGCCTCGTCACTGGCGATGGATAAGCAGCGGGCGAAGGATGCCTATCGCGCGGCGGGCCTGCCCATTGTGGAAAGCGTGGTCGTGCCGCGCGAGGTGGTGGAGGCGGGGCATGTGATGCCCGCGCCTTACGTGGTGAAGCCCGTGGCGGAAGGGTCCTCGGTCGGGGTCTATATCGTGCGCGAGGGGGCGAATGCCCCGCGCATGGCCGCCGAGATGCCCGCAACGGTGATGGTCGAGGCCTATGTACCGGGGCGGGAATTGACGGTTTCGGTGCTGGGGGATCGGGCGCTTTGCGTGACCGATATCATCACCGATGGCTGGTATGATTATGACGCGAAATACAAGCCCGGTGGCAGCCGCCATGTGGTGCCTGCCCAATTGCCCGACGAGATCACGGCGGCCTGTCTGGATTATGCGCTGCGGGCGCATCGGGCGTTGGGCTGCCGGGGGTTGAGCCGGACGGATTTCCGTTGGGACGAGGGGCGCGGGATGGCGGGGTTGATCCTTTTGGAGACCAACACCCAGCCGGGGATGACGCCGACCTCGCTTAGCCCGGAACATGCGGCGCAGGTGGGGATGAGTTTTGCCGATCTTTGCCGCTGGATCGTGGAGGATGCGTCATGCGATCGCTGA
- a CDS encoding outer membrane protein assembly factor BamD: protein MAVVKSGARFLGVMLLAFGVAACSGQQERPLDSYTAEEIYKMGELRLESARRPDDAIRYFQEVERLYPYSQVAKRALIMQAFSYHKAKKYEEARAAAQRYLDFYPGDEDAPYALYLMALSYYDQIDDVGRDQGVTFQALQGMRDVIETYPDSDYARSAMLKFELAFDHLAAKEMEIGRYYLKRGNYTAAINRFRSVVQDFQTTTHTAEALHRLVESYLALGFTDEAQTAGAILGYNYQSSPFYDDSFRLLKGRGLNPEAVGDSWLRSVYRQMIKGEWL from the coding sequence ATGGCAGTCGTGAAGTCGGGCGCGCGATTCCTGGGCGTGATGCTGCTTGCCTTTGGCGTGGCGGCGTGCAGCGGCCAGCAGGAGCGACCGCTGGACAGCTATACCGCCGAGGAAATCTACAAGATGGGCGAGTTGCGGCTGGAATCGGCGCGCCGCCCGGATGACGCGATCCGCTATTTCCAAGAGGTGGAGCGGCTTTATCCCTATTCGCAGGTGGCAAAGCGCGCGCTGATCATGCAGGCCTTCAGCTATCACAAGGCCAAGAAATACGAAGAGGCGCGGGCGGCGGCGCAGCGCTATCTGGACTTTTATCCCGGCGATGAGGATGCGCCCTATGCGCTCTATCTCATGGCGCTGAGCTATTATGACCAGATCGACGATGTGGGCCGCGATCAGGGCGTGACCTTCCAAGCCTTGCAGGGCATGCGGGATGTGATCGAGACCTATCCCGACAGCGATTATGCGCGGTCGGCCATGTTGAAATTCGAGTTGGCCTTCGACCATTTGGCGGCCAAGGAGATGGAGATCGGGCGCTATTACCTGAAGCGCGGGAATTACACGGCGGCGATCAATCGGTTCCGCAGTGTGGTGCAGGATTTCCAGACCACGACCCATACCGCCGAGGCGTTGCACCGTCTGGTGGAGTCCTATCTGGCGCTGGGCTTTACCGACGAGGCGCAGACGGCGGGGGCGATCTTGGGGTATAACTACCAATCCTCGCCCTTCTATGACGACAGTTTCCGCCTGTTGAAGGGGCGCGGCCTGAACCCCGAAGCGGTGGGCGACAGCTGGCTGCGGTCGGTCTATCGCCAGATGATCAAGGGCGAATGGTTGTAA